One Choristoneura fumiferana chromosome 25, NRCan_CFum_1, whole genome shotgun sequence genomic region harbors:
- the Rpt4 gene encoding regulatory particle triple-A ATPase 4, protein MPAGSSTMDPLREKAFQDYRKKLMEHREVESRLKDMREQLKDLTKQYDKSENDLKALQSVGQIVGEVLKQLTEEKFIVKATNGPRYVVGCRRQLDKNKLKGGTRVALDMTTLTIMRHLPREVDPLVYNMSHEDPGDVTYAAIGGLQEQIRQLREVIELPLMNPELFVRVGITPPKGCLLYGPPGTGKTLLARAVASQLDANFLKVVSSAIVDKYIGESARLIREMFNYARDHQPCIIFMDEIDAIGGRRFSEGTSADREIQRTLMELLNQMDGFDSLGQVKIIMATNRPDTLDPALLRPGRLDRKIEIPLPNEQARLEILKIHAQPIAKHGEMDYEAVVKLSDTFNGADLRNVCTEAGLFAIRAEREYIIQEDLMKAVRKVADNKKLESKLDYKPV, encoded by the exons ATGCCTGCTGGGTCATCAACCATGGATCCCTTACGGGAAAAAGCGTTCCAGGATTATAGAAAGAAGTTAATGGAACACAGAGAAGTCGAATCTAGGCTAAAAGATA tgaGAGAACAGTTGAAAGATCTCACAAAACAATACGATAAGAGTGAGAATGACTTAAAAGCCTTACAGAGCGTTGGACAAATTGTCGGAGAAGTGCTGAAACAACTGACAGAAGAGAAAt TTATTGTCAAAGCCACAAATGGGCCTCGCTATGTGGTTGGTTGCAGAAGACAACTGGATAAGAACAAGCTCAAAGGGGGCACCCGAGTGGCTCTAGATATGACCACCCTAACTATTATGAGGCATCTGCCCAGAGAG GTGGATCCTCTGGTGTACAACATGAGCCACGAGGACCCTGGAGACGTCACATATGCTGCCATTGGTGGTCTGCAGGAACAGATCAGGCAACTGCGTGAG GTGATCGAGCTGCCCTTAATGAACCCGGAGCTGTTTGTCCGTGTGGGCATCACCCCGCCCAAAGGCTGCCTGCTGTATGGGCCCCCGGGCACCGGGAAGACTCTGCTGGCCAGGGCTGTGGCTTCGCAGCTCGATGCTAACTTCTTGAAG GTGGTGTCCTCGGCGATAGTGGACAAGTACATTGGCGAGTCTGCGCGTCTGATCCGAGAGATGTTCAACTACGCCCGTGATCACCAGCCTTGTATCATATTCATGGACGAAATCGACGCCATTg GTGGCCGCCGCTTCTCCGAAGGGACCAGCGCCGACCGCGAGATCCAACGCACCCTCATGGAACTCCTCAACCAGATGGATGGCTTCGACTCCCTCGGGCAGGTCAAGATCATCATGGCTACCAACCGTCCTGACACGCTGGACCCAGCTCTGCTGAGACCTGGCAGGTTGGACAGGAAGATTGAGATACCGCTGCCGAATGAACAAGCTAG GCTGGAAATCCTTAAGATCCACGCCCAGCCGATAGCCAAGCACGGCGAGATGGACTATGAGGCGGTCGTCAAACTGTCAGACACCTTCAACGGGGCTGATCTCAGGAACGTCTGCACTGAAGCTGGGCTGTTCGCCATACGCGCCGAGCGGGAGTACATCATACAG GAGGATCTGATGAAAGCAGTCCGCAAGGTAGCAGACAACAAGAAACTGGAAAGCAAGCTTGACTACAAGCCTGTTTAA